The genomic region GAACGCGTTTTACTTCAGCAGCAACTGCATAGTGCTCTTCTCCAACGATTTCAGGTGCCAAGGCACGTGAGCTTGAAGCAAGTGGGTCAACGGCTGGGTAAATACCCAATTGTACCAACTTACGTTCCAAGTTAGTTGTTGAGTCCAAGTGAGCGAAGGCTGTTGCTGGCGCTGGGTCAGTATAGTCATCCGCTGGCACATAGATAGCCTGGATAGAGGTTACAGAACCCTTTTTAGTTGATGTAATACGCTCTTGCAATTGACCCATTTCCGTAGCAAGTGTTGGTTGGTAACCAACGGCTGATGGCATACGACCCAAAAGGGCAGATACTTCTGAACCAGCCTGAGTGAAACGGAAGATATTATCGATAAAGAGAAGCACGTCTTGGCCTTCCACATCACGGAAGTATTCGGCGATTGTCAAACCAGTTAGGGCAACACGCATACGTGCTCCTGGCGGCTCATTCATCTGACCAAATACCATGGCTGTTTTCTCGATAACACCTGATTCTTTCATTTCCCAGTAAAGGTCATTACCCTCACGAGTACGTTCCCCAACACCGGTAAATACTGAAATACCACCGTGTTCTTGGGCAATGTTGTGAATCAATTCTTGGATTAAGACGGTTTTACCAACTCCGGCACCACCGAAAAGTCCAACCTTACCACCTTTAAGGTAAGGGGCAAGAAGGTCGATAACCTTAATCCCTGTTTCAAGGATTTCAGAAGAGGTAGACAATTCATCAAAAGTTGGAGCTTTTTTATGAATTGGCTGACGCTCTGCATCTTCTGTAAAAGGAGCTTCCAAGTCAATGGTATCTCCCAAAACATTGAAGACACGTCCCAAAGTTTCTTTACCTACTGGTACAGAGATTGGACGACCTGTGTCCAATACTTCCATTCCACGAGTCAAACCATCTGTTGATTCCATGGCGATAGTACGGACCATACCATCTCCCAACTCCAAGGCTACTTCAAGGACGATTTTTGTTTTTCTTTCGTCATTTTTGTAGACGACAAGTGCATTGTTAATCTCAGGAAGTTTTTCCCCTGCTGCAAACAAGACGTCTACAACGGGACCGATAACCTGAGCAATTTTACCTGAACTCATCTCCTTCTCCTATTCTATATAAGATACTGTCGGTTCCTAGCTTACCTAGGTCCTAAGTTCATTTTCATACGAGCTAGACTAGTGGCTATTCTAAGGCACTAGCTCCTGCTACGATTTCTGTAATTTCTTGTGTAATCGCCGCCTGTCTGGCACGGTTATACTGGATTGTCAAATCATTAATGACTTTCTTAGCATTATCTGTCGCTGTTTGCATGGCTGTCATACCCGCAGCATTTTCAGCTGTCTTAGCGTCGATAATAGCACCGTAAATCATACTTTCTGCAAACTGAGGCAACAACTGCTCCAAAATTTCTTCTCGGCTAGTTTCCAATTCAAAGGTCAAGCTGTAACTGTCATCTGCTTCATTTGGATCCAAGTCAACAATCGGAAGCATTTGTTCCACACGCATTTGACTAGTTAGCGTATTGACATGATGGTTATAGCAGACATAGAGTTCATCAAAAAGTTCATTTTGGTACATTTCAACAGTTTTTGAAATAATCTTACGAACTTCATCAAAGCTTGGTTGATCTGCCAAGCCACGTAGTTCATAAAGTGGTTGAATACCACGAGCTTTAAAGAAATCAGCTCCCATTCCACCGATACAGATCATTTCAAAACCTTTACCATCTGGATGGTATTCTTCTTTCAGCTCCATAACGGCTTTCAAAATAGAAGAATTATAACCTCCAACCAAACCTCGGTCTGATGTAATGACGATATAGCCTGTCTTCTTAACTGGACGGCTAATCAACATCGGATTGGTTGAACTACCAGCTCCATTCCCATGAAGAATATCCGTCAAAAGTTTACGAACTTTCTGAGCATAAACTTGGAAATTGCGAGCAGCTTCTTCAGAACGACCTAGCTTAGCAGCTGATACCATCTGCATGGCATTAGTGATTTGACTCGTATTTTTTGTTGAGGCGATTTTTGTTTTAATATCATTTAGAGATACTGCCATCTGACACCTCTATTCTTATTGGAAGCTGGTTTGATTGAGAAACTCTGTAATCGCAGCATCCAAGACTGCTTCTTCTGGCAAGTCTTTTGTATCACGAATGGTTTCTAAAATCTCTGGATGTTGAGCGTCAAAGAAGGCATGGAACTCTTCCTCGAAACGAACAATATCATCTACTGGAACAGTATCCAAGAAACCATGTGTCAAAGCATAGAGAATGGTTACTTGTTTCTCAACAGGTAATGGTTTGTGAACAGGTTGTTTCAAGACTTCAACTGTACGACGTCCACGGTTCAACTTAGCCTGTGTTGCCGCATCCAAGTCAGAACCAAACTTAGTGAAGGCTTCCAACTCACGGTATGAAGCAAGGTCGATACGAAGTGTACCAGCAACCTTTTTCATGGCTTTGATTTGTGCAGAACCACCTACACGAGATACAGATGAACCTGCATCGATGGCTGGACGAATACCCGCATTGAAGAGACCATCACCAAGGAAGATTTGTCCATCAGTGATTGAAATCACGTTGGTTGCAATATAGGCAGAGATATCTCCTGCTTGTGTCTCGATAAACGGTAGGGCTGTAATAGATCCACCACCAAGTTCATCAGAAACTTTAGCTGAGCGCTCAAGCAAACGGCTGTGAAGGTAGAAAACATCCCCTGGGAATGCTTCACGACCTGGAGGACGACGAAGCAAGAGAGACAGTTCACGATAAGCTACCGCTTGTTTTGAAAGATCATCATAAACGATCAAAACATGCTTCCCTTGGTACATAAATTCTTCTGCCATGGCAACCCCAGCATAAGGAGCTAGGAAAAGCAATGGAGATGGTTGTGAAGCAGAGGCTGTCACAACGATTGTG from Streptococcus mitis NCTC 12261 harbors:
- the atpD gene encoding F0F1 ATP synthase subunit beta, with translation MSSGKIAQVIGPVVDVLFAAGEKLPEINNALVVYKNDERKTKIVLEVALELGDGMVRTIAMESTDGLTRGMEVLDTGRPISVPVGKETLGRVFNVLGDTIDLEAPFTEDAERQPIHKKAPTFDELSTSSEILETGIKVIDLLAPYLKGGKVGLFGGAGVGKTVLIQELIHNIAQEHGGISVFTGVGERTREGNDLYWEMKESGVIEKTAMVFGQMNEPPGARMRVALTGLTIAEYFRDVEGQDVLLFIDNIFRFTQAGSEVSALLGRMPSAVGYQPTLATEMGQLQERITSTKKGSVTSIQAIYVPADDYTDPAPATAFAHLDSTTNLERKLVQLGIYPAVDPLASSSRALAPEIVGEEHYAVAAEVKRVLQRYHELQDIIAILGMDELSDEEKTLVARARRIQFFLSQNFNVAEQFTGQPGSYVPVAETVRGFKEILDGKHDHLPEDAFRGVGSIEDVIAKAEKMGF
- a CDS encoding F0F1 ATP synthase subunit gamma, with translation MAVSLNDIKTKIASTKNTSQITNAMQMVSAAKLGRSEEAARNFQVYAQKVRKLLTDILHGNGAGSSTNPMLISRPVKKTGYIVITSDRGLVGGYNSSILKAVMELKEEYHPDGKGFEMICIGGMGADFFKARGIQPLYELRGLADQPSFDEVRKIISKTVEMYQNELFDELYVCYNHHVNTLTSQMRVEQMLPIVDLDPNEADDSYSLTFELETSREEILEQLLPQFAESMIYGAIIDAKTAENAAGMTAMQTATDNAKKVINDLTIQYNRARQAAITQEITEIVAGASALE
- the atpA gene encoding F0F1 ATP synthase subunit alpha; the protein is MAINAQEISALIKQQIENFKPNFDVTETGVVTYIGDGIARAHGLENAMSGELLIFENGSYGMAQNLESTDVGIIILGDFTDIREGDTIRRTGKIMEVPVGESLIGRVVDPLGRPVDGLGEIHTDKTRPVEAPAPGVMQRKSVSEPLQTGLKAIDALVPIGRGQRELIIGDRQTGKTTIAIDTILNQKGQDMICIYVAIGQKESTVRTQVETLRQYGALDYTIVVTASASQPSPLLFLAPYAGVAMAEEFMYQGKHVLIVYDDLSKQAVAYRELSLLLRRPPGREAFPGDVFYLHSRLLERSAKVSDELGGGSITALPFIETQAGDISAYIATNVISITDGQIFLGDGLFNAGIRPAIDAGSSVSRVGGSAQIKAMKKVAGTLRIDLASYRELEAFTKFGSDLDAATQAKLNRGRRTVEVLKQPVHKPLPVEKQVTILYALTHGFLDTVPVDDIVRFEEEFHAFFDAQHPEILETIRDTKDLPEEAVLDAAITEFLNQTSFQ